A single Cannabis sativa cultivar Pink pepper isolate KNU-18-1 chromosome 7, ASM2916894v1, whole genome shotgun sequence DNA region contains:
- the LOC115696511 gene encoding uncharacterized protein LOC115696511 gives MCGKLDAIVNLRSKSCTCKVFHIEKLPCIHAIAAAGKAQPQNTGELLYSMCSQYYTSEYWLLAYAETIYPVPPNSQWTDIPEDILAIQVIAPPEDKTIGRPRTNRIASKGEFLKKQYNCGACG, from the coding sequence ATGTGTGGAAAACTCGATGCAAtagtaaatttaaggtcaaagAGTTGCACGTGCAAAGTTTTTCATATTGAGAAACTTCCATGTATCCATGCAATAGCAGCAGCAGGAAAGGCACAACCCCAAAATACTGGGGAACTCTTATATTCTATGTGTTCACAGTACTACACATCAGAATATTGGTTGTTAGCATATGCTGAAACTATTTATCCTGTACCTCCAAACTCACAATGGACTGACATTCCTGAAGATATTCTTGCAATACAAGTGATAGCACCTCCTGAAGACAAGACTATAGGAAGACCAAGAACCAATCGCATAGCTTCCAAAGGTGAATTTCTTAAGAAACAATATAATTGTGGAGCATGTGGATAG